One part of the Aspergillus luchuensis IFO 4308 DNA, chromosome 5, nearly complete sequence genome encodes these proteins:
- a CDS encoding uncharacterized protein (COG:I;~EggNog:ENOG410PH4X;~InterPro:IPR020459,IPR042099,IPR000873,IPR020845;~PFAM:PF00501): MLGILKAGGAFVPLDPSQPQARLNKICREIQAKLILVSLALSHRPFSPIGILTVDHCSLCSYRPNVSVTTNSENAAYILFTSGSTGRPKGVVVPHTSFASSASYHSRSFLLGPEARVLQFSSLTFDASLCEILSTLLFGGCICIPSENQRMDEITSVMRTLRVNYALLTPSVARLVNPNQVPSLSHLILMGEKPCLADLQQWCQLEGLMIGYGPTECSVCCTVATSWAPQAPTGSIGKPVGCTSWVTSSHDHNRLAPIGAEGELLIKGLILARGYLNNPDKTMAFFIENPG; encoded by the coding sequence ATGCTGGGCATCCTGAAGGCCGGCGGCGCTTTCGTTCCCCTTGACCCTTCTCAGCCGCAAGCAAGGCTGAATAAAATTTGTCGTGAAATACAGGCTAAGCTCATCTTGGTCTCGCTAGCCCTTTCCCATAGGCCCTTTTCTCCTATCGGCATCCTCACGGTTGACCATTGCTCACTTTGTTCATATCGCCCAAACGTCTCCGTGACTACGAATAGTGAAAATGCCGCCTACATCCTGTTTACCTCCGGTAGCACGGGCAGACCGAAAGGCGTTGTTGTTCCACACACCTCTTTTGCCAGTAGTGCCAGTTACCATTCTCGCTCATTTCTCCTCGGACCAGAAGCTCGCGTCCTTCAGTTTTCTTCACTCACTTTCGATGCCTCCTTGTGTGAAATTCTCTCTACCTTGCTCTTTGGAGGGTGCATCTGCATTCCCTCTGAGAATCAGAGAATGGATGAGATTACGTCTGTCATGCGGACGCTAAGAGTCAATTATGCGCTTCTCACACCCTCTGTGGCTAGGCTAGTCAATCCTAACCAGGTTCCGTCATTAAGCCATCTCATTCTCATGGGTGAGAAGCCGTGTCTTGCTGATTTGCAGCAATGGTGTCAACTAGAGGGCCTCATGATTGGTTACGGTCCGACAGAATGTTCCGTTTGTTGTACTGTTGCAACATCGTGGGCTCCTCAAGCTCCTACCGGCAGTATTGGTAAACCTGTTGGCTGCACGTCTTGGGTAACCAGTTCACATGACCATAACCGGCTGGCACCGATCGGTGCTGAAGGCGAGCTTCTCATCAAAGGACTGATCCTTGCCCGAGGCTATCTGAACAACCCGGACAAGACCATGGCCTTTTTCATTGAGAACCCTGGCTAA